From Pseudonocardia autotrophica, one genomic window encodes:
- a CDS encoding DUF998 domain-containing protein has protein sequence MSSYSIGREPGPLMSRGDVRTRIGLVLLALQVLYLPLELFVVSTVRVPYSLVENTISELGAVTCAEYVHPGGVLAVCSPWHAVMNGAFVIFGVLMIAGVVLARPVLRAGRLGAVAVGLWIVTGLGSIGTGLVPLDVSVDLHLLVSNPVAVAQPVALFVTAPALPRPNPVGVTSGIGLALVAAVATVVFLGGGLPEMSGLLERLVLWPATLWLGAVALLLLCSDTSRPESSARSAGVT, from the coding sequence GTGAGCTCCTACTCGATCGGGCGCGAGCCCGGGCCGCTGATGAGCCGTGGGGACGTCCGCACACGTATCGGGCTCGTTCTGCTCGCGTTGCAGGTGCTCTACCTGCCGCTGGAACTGTTCGTGGTGAGCACGGTGCGGGTGCCGTACAGCCTGGTGGAGAACACCATCAGCGAGCTGGGCGCGGTGACCTGCGCCGAGTACGTCCACCCTGGTGGTGTGCTGGCCGTCTGCTCCCCGTGGCACGCGGTGATGAACGGCGCTTTCGTGATCTTCGGGGTTCTCATGATCGCCGGAGTGGTGCTCGCCCGCCCGGTCCTCCGGGCCGGCCGGCTCGGCGCGGTCGCGGTCGGGCTGTGGATCGTCACCGGGCTGGGTTCGATCGGGACCGGCCTGGTGCCGCTCGACGTGTCGGTCGACCTCCATCTGCTCGTGTCCAACCCCGTCGCCGTGGCACAACCGGTCGCGCTGTTCGTCACGGCGCCGGCATTGCCGCGGCCGAACCCCGTCGGCGTCACGTCCGGGATCGGTCTCGCTCTCGTCGCGGCTGTGGCCACCGTCGTCTTCCTGGGCGGTGGCCTGCCGGAGATGAGCGGACTCCTCGAGCGACTGGTTCTGTGGCCGGCCACCCTCTGGCTCGGCGCCGTCGCTCTGCTCCTGTTGTGCAGTGACACCTCTCGACCCGAATCCAGTGCCCGTTCGGCGGGTGTCACCTGA
- a CDS encoding TetR/AcrR family transcriptional regulator yields MSDGPEPVQEDGRPGATVVPTRERIIRAAAYLFLARSFHAVGVGDICERAQARKGSFYHFFPSKDAVAVAVVEHHEAALWTLLDEQERAARGPVNKLRATPEVTRIAHEGLRRSFGRPVGCPLGSLAVELATTPGAAGRRAAQALQTWEARIHEHCLDAAEVGLLADGVDPDDLARSVMATMQGMLLMAKVSDSPVETVARAMTAAIDRGVRS; encoded by the coding sequence ATGTCTGACGGACCGGAGCCCGTGCAGGAAGACGGCCGTCCCGGCGCGACGGTCGTGCCGACCCGCGAGCGCATCATCCGGGCTGCGGCGTACCTCTTCCTCGCCCGGAGCTTCCACGCCGTCGGAGTCGGCGACATCTGCGAGCGGGCGCAGGCCAGGAAGGGGAGCTTCTACCACTTCTTCCCGTCGAAGGACGCTGTGGCTGTCGCGGTCGTCGAGCACCACGAGGCGGCACTGTGGACACTGCTGGACGAGCAGGAGCGGGCTGCGAGGGGACCGGTCAACAAGCTGCGGGCGACCCCCGAGGTGACCCGGATCGCGCACGAGGGGCTCCGCCGGTCGTTCGGCCGGCCGGTGGGGTGTCCGCTGGGGAGCCTGGCGGTGGAGCTGGCGACGACTCCGGGAGCCGCCGGTCGGCGGGCGGCTCAGGCCCTGCAGACGTGGGAGGCCCGGATCCACGAACACTGTCTGGACGCGGCCGAGGTCGGTCTGCTCGCCGACGGCGTGGACCCGGATGACCTGGCGCGCAGCGTCATGGCGACGATGCAGGGCATGTTGCTGATGGCGAAGGTGTCGGACTCGCCCGTCGAGACCGTTGCCCGCGCCATGACCGCTGCGATCGACCGCGGAGTCCGGAGCTGA
- a CDS encoding haloalkane dehalogenase yields MNRVVSAWSKKYLQVLGHRMAYVELGEGSPIVFLHGNPTSSFLWRDIAPGLASRGRCIVPDLIGMGDSEKLPDPGPGSYRFVEHRAHLDEMLSLLGVERDVVLVVHDWGSALGFDWARRNAERVRGIVHMESLVCPMTMQEWPPRTVFEALRSADGESMVLEHNVFVEKILPRSILRELTEEEMAEYRRPFANPGEDRRPTLTWPREVPLDGRPGDVVEIVAAYSAWLAGSPIPKLLVSAEPGAILTGRMRQLCRTWPNQREVSVRGSHFLQEDSPREITAAIAEWLDDV; encoded by the coding sequence GTGAATCGAGTTGTGTCCGCGTGGTCCAAGAAGTACCTGCAGGTGCTCGGTCACCGGATGGCCTACGTCGAGCTGGGCGAGGGGAGCCCGATCGTCTTCCTGCACGGGAACCCGACGTCGTCGTTCCTGTGGCGTGACATCGCACCCGGGCTGGCGTCCCGCGGGCGGTGCATCGTCCCCGACCTTATCGGGATGGGCGACTCGGAGAAGCTCCCGGACCCCGGTCCGGGGTCGTACCGCTTCGTCGAGCACCGGGCCCATCTCGACGAGATGCTGTCGCTGCTCGGTGTCGAACGCGACGTCGTCCTGGTGGTGCACGACTGGGGATCGGCCCTGGGCTTCGACTGGGCACGACGCAACGCCGAGCGGGTCCGCGGGATCGTGCACATGGAGTCCCTGGTGTGTCCGATGACGATGCAGGAATGGCCGCCCCGCACCGTCTTCGAGGCACTCCGCTCGGCCGACGGGGAGAGCATGGTGCTGGAGCACAACGTCTTCGTCGAGAAGATCCTGCCTCGCTCGATCCTCCGGGAGCTGACCGAGGAGGAGATGGCCGAGTACCGGCGCCCGTTCGCGAACCCCGGTGAGGATCGTCGGCCCACGCTGACGTGGCCGAGGGAGGTGCCGCTGGACGGCCGGCCCGGCGACGTCGTCGAGATCGTCGCCGCGTACTCCGCATGGCTGGCCGGGTCGCCGATCCCGAAGCTCCTCGTCTCGGCGGAGCCGGGCGCCATCCTGACCGGCCGGATGCGGCAGCTCTGTCGGACCTGGCCGAACCAGCGCGAGGTGAGTGTGCGGGGCAGTCACTTCCTACAGGAGGACTCGCCGCGCGAGATCACGGCCGCCATCGCGGAGTGGCTTGACGATGTCTGA
- a CDS encoding nucleotide pyrophosphohydrolase encodes MRDLDDLAHRIEKFTDARDWGRFHTPRGLALALAGEVGELAAELQWKTDSELAAGISDDLRSRLSDEVADVLIYLIRFSQVCGIDPVEQAHAKVTRNEDRYPVAHSKGSAAKYTELPRT; translated from the coding sequence ATGCGCGACCTCGACGATCTTGCACATCGGATCGAGAAGTTCACGGACGCCCGTGACTGGGGCCGGTTCCACACACCGAGAGGGCTCGCACTCGCGCTCGCAGGCGAGGTCGGAGAGCTCGCGGCCGAGCTCCAGTGGAAGACCGACAGCGAGCTGGCCGCCGGCATCAGCGACGATCTGCGATCCCGTCTCTCGGACGAGGTGGCGGATGTCCTGATCTACTTGATCCGCTTCAGCCAGGTCTGTGGCATCGATCCGGTGGAGCAGGCCCACGCCAAGGTCACGCGGAACGAGGACCGGTACCCCGTTGCCCACTCCAAGGGCAGCGCCGCGAAGTACACCGAGCTGCCACGGACATAG
- a CDS encoding IS701 family transposase gives MVDLAGWVAALDQVIASIGPRFFRREPRARAGAYVRGLLAGLERKNGWTLAEHAGAVSPDGTQRMLRIADWDVDGVRDDVRDYVLDALGDPASEVFVVDETGFIKKGLRSAGVQRQYTGTSGKVDNCQLGVFLAYASSKGRALIDRELYLPTSWTEDRDRCARADVPDEVGFATKPQLGLAMLARAHACGALTPRSWVTADEIYGQNPTFRTWLADREIPFVLATRNDDVLTSPDGHRRQAKVLATIAGARDPDTGRSGWERRQVGAGAHGERIYDWTTVALDPAGLPHGWGHWLLVRRQTEPGQGKTTRELAFYRCAAPAATPLRELVRVAGARWAIEECFQTSKNEAGLDHYQVRSYRAWYAHITLAMLAAAYLSVTRAQEAEKGDLQPSGPG, from the coding sequence GTGGTGGATCTTGCTGGATGGGTAGCGGCGTTGGACCAGGTCATCGCGTCGATCGGGCCGCGGTTCTTCCGTCGTGAGCCCCGCGCGCGGGCCGGGGCGTATGTGCGCGGCCTGCTGGCCGGGTTGGAGCGCAAGAACGGGTGGACTCTGGCCGAGCATGCGGGGGCGGTCTCGCCGGACGGGACGCAGCGGATGCTGCGCATCGCTGACTGGGACGTCGACGGGGTCCGCGACGACGTGCGCGACTACGTCCTCGACGCCCTCGGCGACCCCGCAAGTGAGGTGTTCGTGGTCGACGAGACCGGGTTCATCAAGAAGGGCCTGCGTTCGGCGGGAGTGCAACGCCAGTACACCGGTACCAGCGGCAAGGTCGACAACTGTCAGCTCGGGGTGTTCCTGGCCTATGCCAGCTCGAAGGGGCGGGCGTTGATCGACCGCGAGCTCTACCTGCCGACCTCGTGGACCGAGGACCGGGACCGCTGCGCCAGAGCTGACGTGCCCGATGAGGTCGGGTTCGCCACGAAGCCCCAGCTCGGGCTGGCGATGCTCGCCCGCGCCCACGCCTGCGGGGCCCTCACACCCCGCTCGTGGGTGACCGCCGACGAGATCTACGGACAGAATCCGACCTTCCGCACCTGGCTGGCCGACCGGGAGATTCCGTTCGTGCTGGCCACTCGCAACGACGACGTCCTGACCAGCCCGGACGGGCATCGCCGCCAGGCCAAGGTCCTCGCCACGATCGCCGGCGCCCGCGACCCCGACACCGGCCGCAGCGGGTGGGAACGGCGCCAGGTCGGCGCGGGTGCGCACGGAGAGCGGATCTATGACTGGACCACCGTCGCCCTCGACCCGGCCGGCCTGCCCCACGGGTGGGGGCACTGGCTGCTCGTGCGCCGCCAGACCGAACCCGGGCAGGGCAAGACCACCCGGGAGCTGGCGTTCTACCGCTGCGCCGCCCCCGCGGCCACGCCGCTGCGCGAGCTGGTCCGCGTCGCCGGCGCACGCTGGGCGATCGAGGAATGCTTCCAGACCTCCAAGAACGAAGCAGGCCTCGACCACTACCAAGTCCGCTCCTACCGAGCCTGGTACGCCCACATCACACTGGCCATGCTCGCCGCCGCCTACCTGTCCGTCACCCGCGCACAGGAGGCCGAAAAGGGGGATCTCCAGCCGAGCGGACCGGGCTGA
- a CDS encoding helix-turn-helix domain-containing protein, with protein sequence MDHLFQELVDDLFHTFGTPATLLDARDRVLAFSDQPPELADPVRRRVLLVHDVDTDVSRAVVRHVNDAARRADGIVRIPAAAELGLYERIVAPLQVRGTAVAYVYLVDPGRRVAAADLAAFAASFAAVATQVELHRLARDRVRAAVGGLLSADEEERHVAADALEQSSTASLQPPVRAVVIGADRPLRDVPAGYWNRLLGHDVVWTELAGRVVALLGDGVPGRSAALAAAVTATGPASTSAAGGAAASGRGVPGLGRPVLVAGMGDVVADLIEVARSHRQAVRAWRWARSEATTERVGVWADLGAWRALLTLDPRDARDSVDPRVRRLTERESTTDLALLRRFLERDGDVAALAQDHHLHRATVDSRLRRLQDRYDLRWDDSDDRLATVLGVRLAQLERAGAGTAPVES encoded by the coding sequence GTGGACCACCTGTTCCAGGAGCTGGTCGACGACCTGTTCCACACCTTCGGCACCCCGGCCACGCTGCTCGACGCCCGGGACCGGGTACTCGCCTTCTCGGACCAGCCTCCCGAGCTCGCCGACCCGGTACGGCGGCGAGTCCTGTTGGTCCACGACGTCGACACGGACGTCAGCCGGGCGGTGGTGCGCCACGTCAACGATGCCGCCCGGCGAGCCGACGGCATCGTCCGGATCCCGGCCGCCGCGGAGCTGGGTCTCTACGAGCGGATCGTCGCTCCGCTGCAGGTGCGCGGCACCGCCGTCGCCTACGTCTACCTCGTCGATCCCGGCCGGCGCGTCGCCGCGGCGGATCTGGCGGCCTTCGCCGCGTCGTTCGCGGCGGTGGCCACGCAGGTCGAGCTCCACCGCCTCGCCCGCGACCGCGTCCGGGCCGCCGTCGGCGGGCTGCTCAGCGCCGACGAGGAGGAACGTCACGTAGCCGCCGACGCCCTGGAGCAGAGCAGTACCGCCTCCCTCCAGCCACCGGTCCGCGCGGTCGTCATCGGCGCCGACCGGCCGCTGCGCGACGTTCCGGCCGGCTACTGGAACCGGTTGCTCGGCCATGACGTGGTGTGGACCGAGCTCGCCGGGCGGGTGGTAGCCCTGCTCGGTGACGGCGTCCCCGGCCGGAGTGCGGCGCTGGCCGCCGCTGTGACAGCGACCGGGCCTGCGTCGACATCGGCGGCCGGTGGCGCTGCGGCTTCCGGGCGCGGTGTGCCGGGGCTCGGTCGACCGGTCCTCGTGGCCGGGATGGGCGACGTCGTCGCCGACCTGATCGAGGTGGCCCGTTCGCACCGGCAGGCGGTGCGGGCGTGGCGGTGGGCGCGGTCGGAGGCCACCACCGAGCGGGTGGGGGTCTGGGCGGACCTGGGTGCCTGGCGGGCTCTGCTCACGCTCGACCCGCGAGACGCGCGGGACTCGGTCGATCCGCGGGTGCGGCGTCTGACCGAGCGGGAGTCGACCACCGACCTGGCGCTGCTGCGCCGGTTCCTCGAGCGCGACGGCGACGTCGCGGCCCTCGCCCAGGATCACCATCTGCACCGGGCCACCGTCGACAGCCGGCTACGACGACTGCAGGACCGGTACGACCTGCGGTGGGACGACAGCGACGACCGCCTGGCCACGGTGCTCGGCGTACGGCTCGCGCAGCTCGAGCGCGCCGGCGCCGGTACGGCGCCCGTCGAGTCGTAG
- a CDS encoding aldolase/citrate lyase family protein, whose translation MAHTPRPTPSPTTRADGPRLNGLAAALHEQRFPIGSWVQVGDFEEARRVGDSTADFVIVDMEHLGFSFPELEQTLQWLLSRRTAGRTPAAATPIVRIPSEGAEFSSWMAKQVLDQGAFGLVVPHVTAPAHIRAAVRSMRYPAAAGSADTGGARSALPARAMRYWGLTDVGEYFTRADLWPAVPGGELALLALAESRDAWDAVDDLLAVPGLGALLWGPGDGSVSLGLRDWDIDHPDLRPYRRKVVAAGHAAGVAVGAAGSADPFSAVDEGFDFLALPAWDEDLARRLREHAAAR comes from the coding sequence GTGGCCCACACCCCCCGCCCCACCCCGTCGCCCACCACCCGGGCGGACGGGCCACGTCTCAACGGGCTGGCTGCCGCCCTGCACGAGCAACGGTTCCCCATCGGGTCCTGGGTCCAGGTGGGCGACTTCGAGGAGGCGCGGCGGGTGGGTGACTCCACCGCCGACTTCGTCATCGTCGACATGGAGCACCTCGGGTTCTCGTTCCCCGAGCTGGAACAGACCTTGCAGTGGTTGCTCAGCAGGCGCACCGCCGGGCGCACCCCGGCCGCAGCCACACCCATCGTGCGCATCCCGTCCGAGGGTGCGGAGTTCAGCTCCTGGATGGCCAAGCAGGTACTCGACCAGGGCGCGTTCGGGCTCGTCGTGCCGCATGTCACCGCGCCCGCCCACATCCGGGCCGCCGTCCGTTCGATGCGCTACCCGGCCGCCGCCGGCAGCGCCGATACCGGCGGCGCCCGCAGCGCCCTGCCGGCCCGAGCGATGCGCTATTGGGGTCTGACCGACGTCGGCGAGTACTTCACCCGCGCGGATCTGTGGCCTGCGGTGCCCGGCGGCGAGCTCGCCCTGCTCGCGCTGGCGGAGAGCCGCGACGCCTGGGATGCCGTCGACGACCTGCTGGCCGTGCCCGGGCTCGGCGCACTGCTCTGGGGCCCCGGCGACGGATCGGTGAGCCTCGGGCTGCGCGACTGGGACATCGACCACCCGGACCTGCGTCCCTACCGGAGGAAGGTCGTCGCGGCGGGACACGCCGCCGGTGTCGCGGTCGGCGCGGCCGGATCCGCCGACCCGTTCTCCGCCGTCGACGAGGGGTTCGACTTCCTCGCCCTGCCGGCGTGGGACGAGGACCTGGCCCGACGGCTGCGCGAGCACGCGGCCGCCCGCTGA
- a CDS encoding MFS transporter — MSTSNGVDPGSPTPPTPPAPPGPVSRLDRIPAGRHHVVWVIVLGAAYLVENFDNVVFAYLAPAVRAEWGLTLGQVGAITSAVFLGMLVGAVFGGRLSDRVGRRTVLIGSSVFYSLASLLSAVAPNYEVLLVGRVLTGVGVQAATGVLMVYLSEMFPRLSRGRFFTVMTFCGSVAAPLAAVLAAAIAPQGPGAWRWVFVMGAAGLVIAVVVAAVLPETVRWLVANGRTEQAEAVVDRLERAARTPLPPAGPEPTAVPVGSVRDLLDPIYRHRLIVLGGSFALLIFCLYGFLSWFPTVLADRGGQTEVPSAAVLIAAAPLVAPLLLFLVADRIERRSALLIAGTVSGGALIAFGYTTDPVLTVVTGVLVGVGLSWASTSFYTYIPEVFPTEVRGVGAGCVNGVGRVAGVVSGLTVAALYGAWGPGPLYLLLGLGLVAMGGLVALFGPRTTRRSLETISTQDTADRPAAHT, encoded by the coding sequence GTGAGCACATCGAACGGCGTCGACCCCGGTTCCCCGACACCCCCGACACCTCCGGCTCCCCCGGGTCCGGTCAGCCGGCTCGACCGCATCCCCGCCGGCCGCCACCACGTCGTGTGGGTCATCGTCCTCGGAGCCGCCTACCTGGTGGAGAACTTCGACAACGTCGTCTTCGCCTACCTCGCCCCCGCCGTCCGCGCCGAGTGGGGCCTCACCCTCGGCCAGGTCGGGGCCATCACCTCCGCGGTGTTCCTCGGCATGCTGGTCGGCGCCGTGTTCGGTGGCCGGCTGTCGGACCGCGTCGGCCGACGCACGGTGCTGATCGGCAGCTCGGTGTTCTACTCGCTGGCATCGCTGCTCTCGGCGGTCGCTCCGAACTACGAGGTGTTGCTCGTCGGACGCGTGCTGACCGGGGTCGGCGTGCAGGCGGCCACCGGAGTGCTCATGGTCTACCTCAGTGAGATGTTCCCCCGGCTCTCCCGCGGGCGGTTCTTCACCGTCATGACGTTCTGCGGATCGGTGGCCGCCCCGCTCGCGGCGGTACTGGCCGCGGCGATCGCGCCGCAGGGGCCGGGCGCTTGGCGGTGGGTGTTCGTCATGGGCGCCGCCGGTCTGGTCATCGCGGTGGTGGTCGCCGCCGTGCTGCCGGAGACCGTGCGGTGGCTGGTGGCCAACGGTCGCACCGAGCAGGCGGAGGCGGTCGTGGACCGGCTGGAGCGGGCAGCCCGGACCCCGCTGCCCCCGGCCGGACCCGAGCCGACAGCCGTGCCGGTGGGCAGTGTCCGCGACCTGCTCGACCCGATCTACCGGCATCGTCTGATCGTGCTCGGCGGGTCGTTCGCGCTGCTCATCTTCTGTCTCTACGGCTTCCTGTCCTGGTTCCCCACGGTGCTCGCCGACCGTGGCGGCCAGACCGAGGTGCCGAGCGCGGCCGTGCTGATCGCCGCCGCGCCGCTCGTCGCGCCGCTGCTGCTGTTCCTCGTCGCCGACCGCATCGAGCGGCGCTCGGCCCTCCTGATCGCCGGAACCGTGTCCGGCGGCGCCCTGATCGCCTTCGGCTACACGACCGACCCGGTGCTGACCGTCGTGACCGGGGTGCTCGTGGGTGTCGGGCTGTCCTGGGCGAGCACCAGCTTCTACACCTACATCCCCGAGGTGTTCCCCACCGAGGTCCGCGGGGTCGGCGCCGGCTGCGTCAACGGCGTCGGCCGGGTCGCCGGGGTGGTGTCCGGGCTGACCGTCGCAGCGCTCTACGGCGCGTGGGGTCCCGGCCCGCTCTATCTGCTGCTCGGCCTGGGCCTCGTCGCCATGGGCGGCCTCGTCGCCCTGTTCGGCCCCCGCACCACCCGACGGTCGCTGGAGACCATCTCCACGCAGGACACCGCCGACCGCCCGGCCGCACACACCTGA
- a CDS encoding BKACE family enzyme — protein sequence MDKLVIEVAANEYEPREDNPHVPFTPDELGADAAACRAAGAAIYHFHPRTADGAPDLDYDTLRAGVSLVRAASDVLVHTSLSANRQGSDPGVRLDPMRRLSADELTPDFAPLDMGSSNMDLLTRDGRDFATTDAVYVNSTGTLRYLAVGMRELGIIPNLTVWNAGQLRLIEILHGMGHLDAPAWMHLALSEGRVFSNHPGTRAGLDAYLMLLPTGLPLHWAARLVGASVLDLLPHVLEHGGHVVVGLGDYHHAGSGRPTNAELVEQVAAMARAAGREIATPQEARTMLGVRGRTSTPTA from the coding sequence ATGGACAAGCTCGTCATCGAGGTCGCCGCCAACGAGTACGAACCGCGGGAGGACAACCCGCACGTTCCGTTCACCCCCGACGAGCTGGGCGCCGACGCCGCGGCGTGCCGCGCGGCCGGAGCCGCGATCTACCACTTCCATCCGCGCACCGCCGACGGTGCACCCGACCTGGACTACGACACCCTGCGTGCGGGGGTGTCGCTGGTACGGGCCGCCTCCGACGTTCTCGTGCACACCTCGCTGAGCGCCAACCGGCAGGGCAGCGACCCCGGTGTGCGACTGGACCCGATGCGGCGACTGTCCGCCGACGAGCTGACGCCCGACTTCGCGCCGTTGGACATGGGCAGCAGCAACATGGATCTGCTGACCCGCGACGGCCGGGACTTCGCGACCACGGACGCGGTGTACGTCAACTCCACCGGTACCCTGCGCTACCTCGCCGTGGGGATGCGCGAACTCGGAATCATCCCGAACCTGACCGTCTGGAACGCCGGCCAGCTGCGTCTGATCGAGATCCTGCACGGTATGGGGCACCTCGACGCGCCGGCGTGGATGCACCTGGCCCTGTCCGAGGGCCGCGTGTTCAGCAACCACCCCGGCACCCGCGCCGGTCTGGACGCCTACCTGATGCTGCTGCCGACCGGCCTGCCGCTGCACTGGGCCGCCCGCCTGGTCGGGGCCAGTGTGCTCGATCTCCTCCCGCACGTGCTGGAGCACGGCGGCCACGTCGTCGTCGGCCTGGGCGACTACCACCACGCCGGAAGTGGGCGCCCGACCAACGCCGAGCTGGTCGAGCAGGTCGCGGCCATGGCCCGCGCAGCCGGACGCGAGATCGCCACGCCCCAGGAGGCGAGGACCATGCTGGGCGTTCGCGGCCGCACCAGCACGCCCACGGCATGA
- a CDS encoding TetR/AcrR family transcriptional regulator yields MSDRASGASPNLSHYHRQLAAEKRSALLGAATRLFLAQGYSGTSLAKVAVEAGVSRSTLFKQFPTKAELFDAMVTATWSVDDGAEPPDSGDLRAGLRVLGTRYADLLCRPDMVDLYRIVIAETPRFPELSRAYFDVGKMPYYASVRDYLKTEHDAGTAAIDDADTACTHFLGMISNFVLWPRLLLVDWDPEPAAIRHTVDEAVETMVARYGRTWARP; encoded by the coding sequence ATGAGTGACCGAGCATCGGGAGCTTCGCCGAACCTGTCGCACTACCATCGGCAGCTGGCCGCCGAGAAGCGCAGCGCGCTCCTCGGCGCCGCCACCCGGCTGTTCCTGGCCCAGGGCTACAGCGGCACGTCGCTGGCCAAGGTGGCCGTCGAGGCAGGCGTCTCACGCTCGACGCTGTTCAAGCAGTTCCCGACCAAGGCCGAGCTGTTCGACGCCATGGTCACCGCCACCTGGAGCGTCGACGACGGCGCCGAGCCGCCGGACAGCGGCGACCTCCGCGCAGGCCTGCGGGTCCTCGGCACCCGCTACGCCGACCTGCTCTGTCGCCCCGACATGGTCGACCTGTACCGCATCGTCATCGCCGAGACGCCACGGTTCCCGGAGCTCAGCCGCGCCTACTTCGACGTCGGGAAGATGCCGTACTACGCCTCGGTCCGCGACTACCTGAAGACCGAGCACGACGCGGGCACCGCCGCCATCGACGATGCCGACACGGCCTGTACGCACTTTCTCGGCATGATCTCGAACTTCGTGCTCTGGCCGAGGTTGCTGCTCGTCGACTGGGATCCTGAGCCCGCCGCGATCCGGCACACCGTCGACGAGGCCGTCGAGACCATGGTCGCCCGCTACGGGCGCACCTGGGCCCGGCCGTAG